A region of the Oncorhynchus clarkii lewisi isolate Uvic-CL-2024 chromosome 4, UVic_Ocla_1.0, whole genome shotgun sequence genome:
CCCCGATTGAGGCCTCCTGTACCTGGGTGCACAATGTATCTCTAAACCGTTTAAGTGACCACTTACCATCCATTAATAGAGATGGATTTTCTTTGCTTTGAAAATGAATCAAAGACATGGAGATGTCAAATACGCCATTCTAACTTCAGAGATGACTCTCTCGATAAACACTCCCTTAGTTTACAGCAGCACGTTTCTGCTGGCTCAACTGATTTCATTCATAATGACGGAGAGGGAGAGTATAATTTACCTGGATCCCATGCCAGCTCATCCTGGCCTTGGGCTGGCCTTGTGAAGCACCCCTCCTGACCCTAACCTCCACCCTCCACTTCAGCCCCCATGGAGCCCGGCCAAGAAAATGTGCAGAAATGGACCTTGGATCGTGCTACTCTACGTTCCCTCTCCGTTGCGGTTGTTAGCctatgtctctctgtgcctctgtgacAGGAATGGAGATGCTCTCTTAACCTCCGGGTAAGGCAGACATTCCTTAGGCCGTACCACAATGAACTGTATATTTGTGCAGTATGATATTATATGATGTGGAAAAACGTATTTTCATAAAGCAACTTGCCTTTGAAATCAGTAATATTTGACTAAGGTAAGGATGATGGAGAGTGGTGAGGAGAGCACAATGCAATGGGGAAACGGGGGTaaatacagtacagcacagtgccCTCATGCTTCACCTACCAGGACCACAGAGATTAAACCTACAATCCTACAGTAGGAGATTCAGAATGTGGCTATGAAggtcaatctgtgtgtgtgtgtgcattcatgggTGTGTGAGagccagagtgagagagagtgtgagtgtgtggtccTGTTAGTAGAGTGGAAAATGATTTATATTTTACGGTTTTAGTTCAGTATTTGCTTTTCCTTTGGGTTGCCAATGACATTTTTAGCAAGAAAGGTTTAAACCTGTCATGACACGGGTAGGAATTGTGTGAAATTAAAACCAAAAGTGGATGAACATGTGTAATATTATGCCACGAGACAAACCTATCCCACTTCAGGACCAGGTGAGGGAGTAGAGTTCCAGCATTAGCATTATACAACTGGTTGTTTGGATTCTGGATGCTGATTGGATGAGCAGCATCCCAGGCCATGTTGTATTGGCCATCACAGACATACCTACTGTACGCCTGCTAACAGTTCCATCTCAAAATGATCACTGCATCTCCATAAGAATATCATGTTCATGTTGCTGTCCCAAtcatctcttgtatttatctcaACTCGCACATCATTTCTCCTTTCTtccagcctagcatttagtttgttacagcaggggttaatataagccttgCTGTCTGCCAGTCTGACCTCGAAAACAATGTTTCACTTTTGAATTTCGATCTCTGCAGTACCACACAGAGTGAAGGGTGCCCAGAAAATACGAGACCACAAGTCAGTTGAAATCACACATCAACGGCATTATCATGGACATATCCAAGTAAATGGCAATAGAAAAAAAACTCTAACAAATTAAAATGCAGCTAGTGAACTGGCATTCCAGGGTcggaaatgtatatttttttgccCGCGCTACAGACGGTTATATTGGTCCGCTAATACAGAACAAGTAAAGGCCAAgtgcaccctcagcacccctacttcctgcggctatgcAGTCACAGGTAAACGGGTTGACTGGCCATCCACTATCACGTCGGGCCGAACAACGCCATTTACCTGTGACTATATTCATGAAATAGCCCTGcctcttgtgccttattgcttaagtaagaGTAGTCATTACATAATCTTATTTTAAAGAATACGAATGTTAAAAATCTAatatttttttcacaaaaaatacaCAATCTCGCTTTGGCATAGCGGGAGCCTATGTTTTATATTGGACCtgttatgttggcctggtatggttcccaatcagagaaagCTGTTTATCGTcggtagccatttccccattgtgatTTGTGTGATCTTAtgtgcacaccagtagcttcacgtttcgtttgtgcttgtttgttttgtttggtgagttttggtttattaaaatatgtggaactctacgcacgctgcgccttggtccaatcattatgacgatcgtgacagaagatcccaccaacaaCGGACCAAGCCCGGGAGATAATGGCATCCTGGTCTGTGGAGGAGATTAGGGAGAGAACATCCTGGACTTGGGATGACATTATAGCAGGAGAGAAgagcctgccatggaagcaggcggaaGCAGCGAAGGAGGGACAGCGACGAAGTCAGGGAGGTAGGCCACAGAGACCCcaagaaatgtttttggggaggcacatggagcagtcggcggagccgaggagtgaatcagagccagtctgggagaagaaggagaatTTGGAGGAGAAATGGGAGAGTTGTTGAGTTGGTGGAGGATGCACGGATTTGGAATAAAATAACGTGTTGTCAGTTTggtgccacctgagtcagctccctGCATTCGTCCTAAGTGTGTTAAAGaacaattgatgccggctatacacaccaggttTCCAGTGCACCTTCACAACCCACTGCATCCTGTGCcaactcctcgcactctccctcaagtgcgcttTCCCAGTCAGGTgtgtcctgttcctgctcctcacactctccctgaggtgcgtgtcatcagcccggtgccacctgtaccggtcccatgcatcaggcctccagtgcgcctccacagtccagtacgtatTGTGCCTCTTCCctacactcgccctgaggtgcgtgtcatcagcccggtgccacctgtaccggtcccacgcatcaggcctccagtgcgcctccacagtccagtatgtcctgtgcctcTTCCCAGCACTCACagtgaggtgcgtgtcatcagcttggtgccacctgtaccggtcccatgcatcaggcctccagtgcgcctccacagtccagagcttccggcgacagttcccagtccggaacctccggcgacgtttcacagtccagaacctccGGCAACGTTTCACAGTCTGGAACCTCCTGAGacagtccacagtccggaacctcctgagacggtctgcggtccggaacctcctgagacaggGGTTctcagtccagagcctcctgcgacgATCCACGGTTTGGTTCCTCCGGCGAAGacccacggtccggttcctctgGCGAGGATCCACGGTCCAGCCGGACCCTCGCCTATTGAGTCAGGTTTagcggtcggagtccgcacctttggggggagggtactgtcacgtcctgaccatagagagctgtttattctctatgttggttggggcgtgatagtgactaggatgggtcatctaggtgattaatggtttatgttggcctggcatggttcccaatcagagaaagCTGTTTATcgtcgtctctgattggggatcatatttaggtagccatttccccattgtgatttgtgggatcttgtctacagatagttgcctgtgtgcacaccagtagcttcaAGTTTCGTTTGTGCTTGTTTGGTGAGTTTCGGtttattaaaatatgtggaactctacgcacgctgcgccttggtccaatcatttTGACGAGCGTGACACCGGTTCTTTTTCTTGCAGAAGCACTTCATTGAGCTCAAAACCTAAAAGTCTATTtttggtaaataagaatttaaatCCCCCATCTCCAGAACTAGGTGAAATCACCcctgacaaacacacagacacagacaaaacaaATTAATCACATGGTGTCAGAGCCAAACCCAAACAAATCTCagatccatttaataaacctgcATGCTAGTTCATTGTTTGCTGCtgtttgttctgtgttctgtgttgctGGGTTTCATACTCACACaaggttctgctgtctctggtctTCCACACTCATTAAGGAAGTGATGCACCACACAGCATGCAGGGTTGACCAATCAACAGAGGTCAATCCCACAATGCAGAATGGTTTTTGTCTGCTTCCCTGTTGTCCTACCTGAAGCTTCCTGACTCGTTTACATACAGGAGGAAATTAAACAAATTGTGGTTTTTCCATGTGGCAAcagaagttcaaatgtatgcttCCCTGACTGTAATGGCTTGAGACTAGTTGGTAAACAGAACACAGCGAGTTGCCCGCAACCAAGAGTTATTTCTGTTAGAGGTTGCAGAACCGGGCTTGGCGCCGTGACATGGTTAGGAATTTCTTCGGCACATAGCATGGCGGAATGGCACGTTAAGGCCCAACGGAGGCCAATTCATAATTGATGGTGTGTATGGGAACTTTCATACACCGTATAGTAGGCTACACAACTGAGTAGAGAGGCACACATTTAGGAGCAGACCAGTGAAGGTGTCTCTATGGTGAAAGAAGCAGTGATGCTAAATGCAGGAATGTTAATCAGTAAATGCAGGAAATTATTATTGTTCTCACTCCATTGTCTAAGTGAGTGCCCATTCCAATCCTCTGCCTGAACAAACTACCATGCAGAATTCATCTTTGGCTTTGTGTAAATTTTGTCAGACAATGTGACCACAATTATTTCACTGCCTAACATGAAAACAATATTTATTTCCATGTTTttcacctctgattcagagaagTTGAAGGCTCCATGCTTAGGTTAAGATAGACATCAGGAAGAACAGACAGGGGCAAGACCCACCAGCATGTGAGGTGAGCTGTAAATGTGAGATGTTTatgaaaacaagagagagagacatgtcacCCCCCTTCCAgcagctctcgctctctctacttctccatctctcctctctctctctctctttctctctccttctctctcgctcccatccCCCTCCTACCTCCCCACCTGTGCATGCACTACTGCCACGGGCACCCAGCCACGCTCTTCTAAAACAACAGCAGGCTGAGTCGTCTCATACCACCATGTCTCTCAGCACCAACATTCTCATCCTACTCCTCATCAGACGGAGAAACACCTGAAGACAGGTATTTCTGCTGAAAGCTATAATAAATCATTGGGCTTTTGTGTCCCTGTTGCTAATGTGTTGTCTCTCCTCGGAGCTCGTTCTGGAGTTGACAGAAGTCTACTTTTAGAGGAGAAGGAGTGGACCGGGCCAGTTTCAGCACTGCTTAGTAATTCTCACACCCTGTCATCACCCCAATGCCCCATTTCCCTCATCTGAATGGAAAGCAGAGTACTGGCGACACAGGGAGCAGGTACAGCCAGCTAACAATGGTTCTGCCCAGGGCTAAACAGAGGCTTTATGGATGCTTGGCTTTTCTCCTAGGAGGCAAGCAGTGTTTAGGTTGCTAGAACATGCTATTGAACAAATTGAGAAGCAAATGTTGATTTTAAGTTAATGTCCACAACTTCTTTTGGGCTTTACATGTAAATCATACGCCAAGGATGATGactttggttgtgttacattcTGGGAAGAATAGTGTGATGTTTACATAAGGAGGAATTTCATATTTTTACCAAAATTGGCGGGGCTACAAATGTCAAAAAAGTATTAATGAAACCATGAGGGATGACAGTGTCCAAGATCCATATTATCCATGGAGGGGTCGTAGTGGGAAGCTGGCCCTCTATCTGTCCACGCTGAGCCTGGTGGCCAGGAAGTCAGAAGTGACCATTGGAATGTTCTGGTTAGAGCTCTGTGTATGAGCGTGAACCTTCTACCTCAGCGTGTCATCCCCCTGAAACACACaggcgagcacacacacacacacacacacacacacacacacacacacacacacacacacacacacacacacacacacacacacacacacacacacacagccctccaaCTCAGTCTCGCTCTAGCCCAGTGGCTTGGATCCCTCACTCTGTTCCTAAATCCATCTCCTGCCTTTTGGGCCGATGGGAGCGGACTTCCTGAAAACAATGGAATGGACTAATCTGCCGATTTACCACTGGATTTGATAAAGGCCGGTGTTCCTGGACAAAGTTTTTCTGACCTCTTGTTATAAAACTTTGCATCTCTCTCTGACACCCCT
Encoded here:
- the LOC139407503 gene encoding uncharacterized protein — encoded protein: MTIPGIRSGPVTSAEVQKPDEPAEAQVCPVPAPHTLPEVRVISPVPPVPVPCIRPPVRLHSPVRIVPLPYTRPEVRVISPVPPVPVPRIRPPVRLHSPVCPVPLPSTHSEVRVISLVPPVPVPCIRPPVRLHSPELPATVPSPEPPATFHSPEPPATFHSLEPPETVHSPEPPETVCGPEPPETGVLSPEPPATIHGLVPPAKTHGPVPLARIHGPAGPSPIESGLAVGVRTFGGRVSDAFGRHVRVACPACGPPLFGSLLYAQIRSPLGSVR